A section of the Vibrio vulnificus CMCP6 genome encodes:
- the fmt gene encoding methionyl-tRNA formyltransferase, with amino-acid sequence MSKPLRIVFAGTPDFAAQHLAALLSSEHEVIAVYTQPDRPAGRGKKLTASPVKTIALEHNIPVYQPENFKSDEAKQALADLNADIMVVVAYGLLLPQAVLDTPKLGCINVHGSILPRWRGAAPIQRSIWAGDAETGVTIMQMDIGLDTGDMLKIATLPIDASDTSATMYDKLAKLGPVVLVECLADIAAGTAIAIKQDDERANYAKKLSKEEARINWQDDAEHIERCVRAFNPWPMSHFEVAENSIKVWQSRVEASSHDAPAGTILKADKSGIYVATGHGCLVLEQIQIPGKKAMPVQDVLNARAAWFEVGSVLS; translated from the coding sequence TTGAGCAAGCCTTTACGTATTGTATTTGCAGGTACTCCGGACTTCGCCGCCCAACATTTGGCGGCGTTGTTGTCTTCGGAGCATGAAGTCATTGCAGTTTACACCCAACCTGATCGCCCAGCCGGTCGCGGGAAAAAACTCACAGCAAGCCCTGTCAAAACCATTGCTTTGGAACACAACATTCCGGTTTACCAACCAGAAAACTTTAAGTCTGACGAAGCCAAGCAAGCCCTCGCGGATCTCAATGCTGACATCATGGTCGTGGTCGCTTATGGCTTGTTATTACCACAAGCGGTGTTAGATACACCGAAATTGGGTTGTATCAATGTCCACGGCTCGATTCTGCCTCGCTGGCGTGGCGCAGCACCGATTCAGCGCTCTATTTGGGCGGGTGATGCTGAAACGGGCGTGACCATCATGCAAATGGACATCGGCTTAGATACCGGCGACATGCTGAAAATTGCCACGCTGCCGATCGACGCAAGCGATACCAGCGCCACCATGTACGATAAATTGGCCAAGCTTGGCCCTGTGGTACTGGTTGAGTGTTTGGCAGATATCGCCGCTGGCACAGCCATCGCAATTAAGCAAGATGACGAGCGAGCAAACTACGCCAAGAAACTCAGCAAGGAAGAAGCACGCATCAATTGGCAAGACGATGCAGAGCACATCGAACGTTGTGTTCGTGCTTTCAATCCATGGCCAATGAGCCATTTCGAAGTGGCAGAAAACAGCATTAAAGTGTGGCAAAGCCGCGTCGAAGCCAGCAGTCATGACGCACCCGCGGGGACCATCCTCAAAGCGGATAAAAGCGGCATTTATGTCGCCACTGGCCATGGCTGCCTAGTATTGGAGCAGATCCAAATTCCAGGCAAAAAAGCGATGCCAGTACAAGATGTTCTCAACGCTCGCGCCGCTTGGTTTGAAGTTGGCAGTGTACTGAGTTAA
- the def gene encoding peptide deformylase, with amino-acid sequence MSVLQVLTFPDDRLRTVAKPVEKVTPEIQKIVDDMIETMYDEEGIGLAATQVDIHQRIVVIDISESRNEPMVLINPEILEKRGEDGIEEGCLSVPGARALVPRAAEVTVKALDRDGHEFTLEADDLLAICIQHELDHLQGKLFVDYLSPLKRKRIQDKLAKIKRFNEKQR; translated from the coding sequence ATGTCTGTATTACAAGTATTAACATTCCCGGATGATCGTCTTCGTACAGTAGCCAAACCGGTTGAAAAGGTGACACCAGAAATCCAAAAAATCGTCGATGACATGATTGAAACCATGTATGACGAAGAAGGTATTGGCCTTGCCGCAACGCAAGTCGACATCCATCAACGTATTGTGGTGATTGATATTTCTGAGAGCCGTAACGAGCCGATGGTGTTAATCAATCCTGAAATTTTAGAAAAGCGTGGCGAAGATGGCATTGAAGAGGGCTGTCTATCGGTCCCAGGTGCCCGCGCACTCGTGCCACGCGCCGCTGAAGTCACGGTTAAAGCGTTAGATCGTGATGGTCATGAATTTACCCTCGAAGCCGATGATTTGCTGGCTATCTGTATTCAACACGAATTGGATCACCTGCAAGGTAAGCTGTTTGTCGACTACCTATCACCGCTAAAGCGCAAGCGTATCCAAGACAAGCTAGCCAAAATCAAACGCTTTAACGAGAAACAGCGCTAA